The following are encoded together in the Glycine soja cultivar W05 chromosome 5, ASM419377v2, whole genome shotgun sequence genome:
- the LOC114413635 gene encoding argininosuccinate synthase, chloroplastic-like isoform X2, giving the protein MTQLKASPASACSFLAIAPSFHHASITTGHLLRHQFSKAKPLSLKELGLKTSVGANKLQVIKAAARIDTEVVSETTKGGGLRGKLNKVVLAYSGGLDTSVIVPWLRENYGCEVVCFTADVGQGIKELDGLEAKAKASGACQLVVKDLKEEFVREYIFPCLRAGAVYERKYLLGTSMARPVIAKAMVDVAKEVGADAVSHGCTGKGNDQVRFELTFFALNPKLNVVAPWREWDITGREDAIEYAKKHNIPVPVTKKSIYSRDRNLWHLSHEGDILEDPANEPKKDMYMMSVDAEDAPDEAEYVEIEIESGLPVSVNGKRLSPATLLTELNEIGGRHGIGRIDMVENRLVGMKSRGVYETPGGTILFAAARELEFLTLDRETIQVKDSLALKYAELVYAGRWFDPLRESMDAFMQKITETTTGSVTLKLYKGSVTVTSRKSPFSLYRQDISSFESGQIYDQADAAGFIRLYGLPMRVRAMLEQGI; this is encoded by the exons ATGACTCAGTTGAAAGCATCTCCTGCGTCTGCGTGTTCGTTCCTTGCCATTGCTCCTTCCTTTCATCATGCATCAATAACAACAG GGCACCTTCTGCGCCATCAATTCTCCAAGGCAAAGCCTTTGTCACTCAAAGAG CTGGGGCTAAAAACAAGCGTTGGTGCCAATAAACTTCAAG TTATTAAAGCAGCTGCACGCATTGATACAGAGGTAGTTTCTGAAACCACGAAGGGTGGTGGCCTACGTGGAAAATTGAATAAGGTGGTGCTGGCTTATAGTGGTGGCTTAGACACATCAGTCATTGTTCCATGGCTGAG AGAGAATTATGGTTGTGAAGTTGTTTGCTTCACTGCTGATGTTGGCCAA GGCATAAAAGAATTGGATGGTTTAGAAGCAAAAGCCAAAGCCAGTGGGGCTTGTCAATTAGTGGTAAAGGACTTGAAGGAGGAATTTGTTAGAGAGTACATATTTCCTTGCCTGCGTGCTGGTGCAGTGTATGAGAGGAAGTATTTGCTTGGGACATCAATGGCCCGCCCTGTAATTGCAAAG GCGATGGTTGATGTTGCCAAAGAAGTTGGAGCTGATGCTGTCTCTCATGGGTGTACAGGGAAAGGAAATGATCAG GTTCGATTTGAGCTTACTTTCTTTGCTCTGAACCCCAAGCTAAATGTTGTGGCTCCATGGAGGGAGTGGGATATTACAGGTAGAGAAGATGCTATCGAGTATGCTAAAAAGCATAATATACCTGTTCCTGTGACAAAGAAATCCATTTATAGCAGGGATAGGAATCTTTGGCACCTAAGCCATGAG GGTGATATTTTGGAAGACCCAGCTAATGAGCCTAAAAAGGACATGTACATGATGTCTGTAGACGCTGAGGATGCTCCTGATGAAGCAGA ATATGTGGAAATTGAGATAGAGTCTGGCCTTCCTGTTTCAGTCAATGGGAAGAGGCTTTCGCCAGCAACTTTACTTACTGAGCTCAATGAGATTGGTGGAAGGCATGGAATTGGCCGGATCGACATGGTTGAGAATCGGCTTGTAGGTATGAAGAGCCGTGGAGTTTATGAAACTCCAGGTGGAACCATCCTGTTTGCTGCAGCACGCGAGCTGGAGTTTTTGACACTTGATCGAGAAACAATACAAGTCAAAGATTCATTAGCCCTTAAATATGCAGAGTTAGTATATGCTGGCAGATGGTTTGATCCACTTCGGGAGTCAATGGATGCCTTTATGCAGAAGATCACAGAGACAACAACAGGTTCTGTGACTTTGAAATTGTACAAAGGTTCTGTTACTGTAACCAGTCGAAAGAGTCCCTTTAGCCTGTATAGGCAAGACATTTCATCATTTGAGAGTGGGCAGATATATGATCAAGCTGATGCTGCTGGGTTCATCCGGCTTTATGGTCTTCCAATGAGGGTCCGAGCAATGCTTGAGCAGGGCATCTAA
- the LOC114413635 gene encoding argininosuccinate synthase, chloroplastic-like isoform X1, translating to MTQLKASPASACSFLAIAPSFHHASITTGHLLRHQFSKAKPLSLKELGLKTSVGANKLQGEIVLSQLQQFTGVIKAAARIDTEVVSETTKGGGLRGKLNKVVLAYSGGLDTSVIVPWLRENYGCEVVCFTADVGQGIKELDGLEAKAKASGACQLVVKDLKEEFVREYIFPCLRAGAVYERKYLLGTSMARPVIAKAMVDVAKEVGADAVSHGCTGKGNDQVRFELTFFALNPKLNVVAPWREWDITGREDAIEYAKKHNIPVPVTKKSIYSRDRNLWHLSHEGDILEDPANEPKKDMYMMSVDAEDAPDEAEYVEIEIESGLPVSVNGKRLSPATLLTELNEIGGRHGIGRIDMVENRLVGMKSRGVYETPGGTILFAAARELEFLTLDRETIQVKDSLALKYAELVYAGRWFDPLRESMDAFMQKITETTTGSVTLKLYKGSVTVTSRKSPFSLYRQDISSFESGQIYDQADAAGFIRLYGLPMRVRAMLEQGI from the exons ATGACTCAGTTGAAAGCATCTCCTGCGTCTGCGTGTTCGTTCCTTGCCATTGCTCCTTCCTTTCATCATGCATCAATAACAACAG GGCACCTTCTGCGCCATCAATTCTCCAAGGCAAAGCCTTTGTCACTCAAAGAG CTGGGGCTAAAAACAAGCGTTGGTGCCAATAAACTTCAAGGTGAGATTGTTTTGTCTCAACTTCAGCAGTTCACTGGAG TTATTAAAGCAGCTGCACGCATTGATACAGAGGTAGTTTCTGAAACCACGAAGGGTGGTGGCCTACGTGGAAAATTGAATAAGGTGGTGCTGGCTTATAGTGGTGGCTTAGACACATCAGTCATTGTTCCATGGCTGAG AGAGAATTATGGTTGTGAAGTTGTTTGCTTCACTGCTGATGTTGGCCAA GGCATAAAAGAATTGGATGGTTTAGAAGCAAAAGCCAAAGCCAGTGGGGCTTGTCAATTAGTGGTAAAGGACTTGAAGGAGGAATTTGTTAGAGAGTACATATTTCCTTGCCTGCGTGCTGGTGCAGTGTATGAGAGGAAGTATTTGCTTGGGACATCAATGGCCCGCCCTGTAATTGCAAAG GCGATGGTTGATGTTGCCAAAGAAGTTGGAGCTGATGCTGTCTCTCATGGGTGTACAGGGAAAGGAAATGATCAG GTTCGATTTGAGCTTACTTTCTTTGCTCTGAACCCCAAGCTAAATGTTGTGGCTCCATGGAGGGAGTGGGATATTACAGGTAGAGAAGATGCTATCGAGTATGCTAAAAAGCATAATATACCTGTTCCTGTGACAAAGAAATCCATTTATAGCAGGGATAGGAATCTTTGGCACCTAAGCCATGAG GGTGATATTTTGGAAGACCCAGCTAATGAGCCTAAAAAGGACATGTACATGATGTCTGTAGACGCTGAGGATGCTCCTGATGAAGCAGA ATATGTGGAAATTGAGATAGAGTCTGGCCTTCCTGTTTCAGTCAATGGGAAGAGGCTTTCGCCAGCAACTTTACTTACTGAGCTCAATGAGATTGGTGGAAGGCATGGAATTGGCCGGATCGACATGGTTGAGAATCGGCTTGTAGGTATGAAGAGCCGTGGAGTTTATGAAACTCCAGGTGGAACCATCCTGTTTGCTGCAGCACGCGAGCTGGAGTTTTTGACACTTGATCGAGAAACAATACAAGTCAAAGATTCATTAGCCCTTAAATATGCAGAGTTAGTATATGCTGGCAGATGGTTTGATCCACTTCGGGAGTCAATGGATGCCTTTATGCAGAAGATCACAGAGACAACAACAGGTTCTGTGACTTTGAAATTGTACAAAGGTTCTGTTACTGTAACCAGTCGAAAGAGTCCCTTTAGCCTGTATAGGCAAGACATTTCATCATTTGAGAGTGGGCAGATATATGATCAAGCTGATGCTGCTGGGTTCATCCGGCTTTATGGTCTTCCAATGAGGGTCCGAGCAATGCTTGAGCAGGGCATCTAA
- the LOC114411585 gene encoding protein PLANT CADMIUM RESISTANCE 2-like codes for MSLPTSQGAQPAATGFPVAYGNNNNPQPKFKALQAQVDWSTGLFDCFSNFKNCCITCWCPCITFGRVAEIVDQGSTSCGASGALYTMICCLIGCGWIYSCFYRTKMRRQYMLKESPCWDCLTHCCCEPCALCQEYRELENRGFDMVIGWQGNVQGGNQGVAMVPMAPAAVEPMTR; via the exons ATGTCTCTACCAACCTCACAAGGTGCACAGCCCGCTGCCACTGGTTTTCCAGTGGCTTacggcaacaacaacaacccacAACCCAAGTTCAAAGCCCTGCAGGCCCAGGTTGATTGGTCCACGGGCCTCTTTGATTGCTTCTCCAACTTCAAAAACT GTTGCATAACGTGCTGGTGTCCATGTATAACGTTTGGTCGAGTTGCAGAGATTGTTGACCAGGGATCAACCT CATGTGGTGCTAGTGGGGCCCTGTATACGATGATTTGTTGTTTAATTGGATGTGGTTGGATATACTCATGCTTCTACCGCACCAAGATGAGACGACAATACATGTTGAAGGAGAGCCCTTGCTGGGATTGCTTGACTCATTGCTGCTGCGAACCCTGTGCCTTGTGCCAAGAATATCGCGAACTTGAAAACCGCGGATTTGACATGGTCATTG GGTGGCAAGGAAATGTTCAGGGAGGGAACCAGGGAGTAGCCATGGTTCCAATGGCTCCAGCAGCAGTTGAACCTATGACTCGTTGA
- the LOC114413637 gene encoding protein PLANT CADMIUM RESISTANCE 2-like, with the protein MYEAASSDPRKPSAPATGFPVSYSTSTTEAEVYSYSYGPVVVPVPPPHPKPIVEWSTGLCDCFSDWGNSCMTFWCPCVTFGRVAEIVDRGSPSCVTSGALYSVISAIFFVIGVRWWCGWGWGWVYSCFYRSYMRQQYDLRGNACTDCLIHFFCEPCALCQEYRELQFRGFHMTIGWHGNVEQRSRGVAMTVATAPPVEQGMNR; encoded by the exons ATGTATGAAGCAGCCAGCTCAGATCCAAGAAAGCCATCGGCACCGGCCACCGGTTTCCCGGTGAGCTACAGCACCAGCACCACGGAGGCTGAGGTGTATTCGTATTCATACGGTCCAGTTGTAGTACCAGTACCACCTCCCCACCCTAAACCTATTGTGGAATGGTCAACCGGCCTCTGTGATTGCTTTTCCGATTGGGGAAACT CTTGCATGACGTTCTGGTGTCCATGTGTTACCTTTGGTCGAGTTGCAGAAATTGTTGACAGGGGATCTCCAt CATGTGTTACTAGTGGGGCTCTCTACTCGGTGATTTCCGCAATTTTCTTTGTAATTGGGGTGAGGTGGTGGTGTGGCTGGGGCTGGGGCTGGGTATACTCTTGCTTCTACCGCTCCTATATGAGACAACAGTACGATTTGCGGGGAAATGCCTGTACGGATTGCTTGATTCATTTCTTCTGCGAGCCCTGCGCCCTCTGTCAAGAATATCGCGAGCTTCAATTCCGTGGATTTCACATGACTATTG GTTGGCATGGAAATGTTGAGCAGAGAAGTCGGGGAGTAGCCATGACTGTTGCAACAGCTCCACCAGTCGAACAGGGCATGAACCGTTGA
- the LOC114413639 gene encoding protein PLANT CADMIUM RESISTANCE 2-like has product MYQQQGSDPTKQSPATGFPVSYSNSTTYSTNEASYAPVPPPQPKPLVDWSTGLCDCFSECGNCCMTCWCPCVTFGRVAEIVDKGSTSCGASGALYTLICCVIGCGCLYSCFYRPKMRRQYGLKGNGCSDCLTHCFCEPCALCQEYRELQHRGFDMIIGWHGNVEQRSRGVAMTATTAPSVENGMSR; this is encoded by the exons ATGTATCAGCAACAAGGGTCAGATCCAACAAAGCAATCACCGGCAACCGGTTTTCCGGTGAGCTATAGCAATTCAACAACGTATTCGACCAACGAGGCTTCCTACGCTCCAGTCCCACCTCCCCAGCCCAAACCTCTTGTCGATTGGTCCACCGGCCTCTGTGACTGCTTCTCCGAATGTGGAAACT GTTGCATGACGTGTTGGTGTCCATGTGTTACCTTTGGCCGAGTTGCAGAAATTGTTGACAAGGGATCCACAT CATGTGGTGCTAGTGGGGCTCTGTATACGCTGATTTGCTGTGTCATTGGCTGTGGCTGCCTATACTCTTGCTTCTACCGCCCCAAGATGAGACGACAGTATGGTCTAAAGGGAAATGGTTGTTCGGATTGCTTGACTCATTGCTTCTGCGAGCCCTGCGCCCTCTGTCAAGAATATCGTGAGCTTCAACACCGTGGATTTGACATGATTATTG GGTGGCATGGAAATGTCGAGCAACGAAGTCGGGGAGTAGCCATGACTGCTACAACAGCTCCATCAGTCGAAAATGGCATGAGCCGTTGA